In Kogia breviceps isolate mKogBre1 chromosome 9, mKogBre1 haplotype 1, whole genome shotgun sequence, a single window of DNA contains:
- the VSTM2A gene encoding V-set and transmembrane domain-containing protein 2A isoform X4 encodes MGIFLAYVGFVFFSVLYVQQGLSSQAKFTEFPRNVTATEGQNVEMSCAFQSGSASVYLEIQWWFLRGPEDLDPGAEVAGAQTELLPYRDPDGDGTKISTVKVQGNDISHKLQISKVRKKDEGLYECRVTDANYGELQEHKAQAYLKVNANSHARRMQALEASPMWLQDVKPRKNVSAAAPGSVHSSTSQRVLSTSSPQAAAKIPKQSPQSASSH; translated from the exons aTGGGGATCTTTTTGGCGTATgttggatttgttttcttttccgtTTTATATGTACAGCAAGGGCTTTCTTCTCAAG CGAAATTTACCGAGTTTCCGCGGAACGTGACGGCCACCGAGGGGCAGAATGTGGAGATGTCCTGCGCCTTCCAGAGCGGCTCCGCCTCGGTGTACCTGGAGATCCAGTGGTGGTTCCTGCGGGGGCCGGAGGACCTGGACCCCGGGGCCGAAGTGGCCGGGGCACAG ACGGAGCTGCTGCCATACCGGGACCCGGACGGCGACGGGACCAAGATCAGC ACAGTGAAAGTCCAAGGCAATGACATCTCTCACAAGCTTCAGATTTCCAAAGTGAGGAAAAAGGATGAAGGCCTATATGAATGCAGGGTGACCGACGCCAATTACGGAGAGCTTCAGGAACACAAGGCCCAGGCCTACCTGAAAGTCAACGCCAACAGCCACGCTCGGAGGATGCAGGCCCTGGAGGCCTCGCCCATGTGGCTGCAGGACGTGAAGCCCCGCAAGAACGTCTCAGCCGCTGCTCCGGGCAGCGTGCACAGCTCCACCAGCCAGCGAGTGCTCTCCACGTCCAGCCCTCAGGCGGCGGCCAAAATCCCCAAACAAAGTCCACAATCAG
- the VSTM2A gene encoding V-set and transmembrane domain-containing protein 2A isoform X3 has protein sequence MGIFLAYVGFVFFSVLYVQQGLSSQAKFTEFPRNVTATEGQNVEMSCAFQSGSASVYLEIQWWFLRGPEDLDPGAEVAGAQTELLPYRDPDGDGTKISTVKVQGNDISHKLQISKVRKKDEGLYECRVTDANYGELQEHKAQAYLKVNANSHARRMQALEASPMWLQDVKPRKNVSAAAPGSVHSSTSQRVLSTSSPQAAAKIPKQSPQSVHAKTFMGTRAKLAS, from the exons aTGGGGATCTTTTTGGCGTATgttggatttgttttcttttccgtTTTATATGTACAGCAAGGGCTTTCTTCTCAAG CGAAATTTACCGAGTTTCCGCGGAACGTGACGGCCACCGAGGGGCAGAATGTGGAGATGTCCTGCGCCTTCCAGAGCGGCTCCGCCTCGGTGTACCTGGAGATCCAGTGGTGGTTCCTGCGGGGGCCGGAGGACCTGGACCCCGGGGCCGAAGTGGCCGGGGCACAG ACGGAGCTGCTGCCATACCGGGACCCGGACGGCGACGGGACCAAGATCAGC ACAGTGAAAGTCCAAGGCAATGACATCTCTCACAAGCTTCAGATTTCCAAAGTGAGGAAAAAGGATGAAGGCCTATATGAATGCAGGGTGACCGACGCCAATTACGGAGAGCTTCAGGAACACAAGGCCCAGGCCTACCTGAAAGTCAACGCCAACAGCCACGCTCGGAGGATGCAGGCCCTGGAGGCCTCGCCCATGTGGCTGCAGGACGTGAAGCCCCGCAAGAACGTCTCAGCCGCTGCTCCGGGCAGCGTGCACAGCTCCACCAGCCAGCGAGTGCTCTCCACGTCCAGCCCTCAGGCGGCGGCCAAAATCCCCAAACAAAGTCCACAATCAG
- the VSTM2A gene encoding V-set and transmembrane domain-containing protein 2A isoform X5 translates to MGIFLAYVGFVFFSVLYVQQGLSSQAKFTEFPRNVTATEGQNVEMSCAFQSGSASVYLEIQWWFLRGPEDLDPGAEVAGAQTELLPYRDPDGDGTKISTVKVQGNDISHKLQISKVRKKDEGLYECRVTDANYGELQEHKAQAYLKVNANSHARRMQALEASPMWLQDVKPRKNVSAAAPGSVHSSTSQRVLSTSSPQAAAKIPKQSPQSA, encoded by the exons aTGGGGATCTTTTTGGCGTATgttggatttgttttcttttccgtTTTATATGTACAGCAAGGGCTTTCTTCTCAAG CGAAATTTACCGAGTTTCCGCGGAACGTGACGGCCACCGAGGGGCAGAATGTGGAGATGTCCTGCGCCTTCCAGAGCGGCTCCGCCTCGGTGTACCTGGAGATCCAGTGGTGGTTCCTGCGGGGGCCGGAGGACCTGGACCCCGGGGCCGAAGTGGCCGGGGCACAG ACGGAGCTGCTGCCATACCGGGACCCGGACGGCGACGGGACCAAGATCAGC ACAGTGAAAGTCCAAGGCAATGACATCTCTCACAAGCTTCAGATTTCCAAAGTGAGGAAAAAGGATGAAGGCCTATATGAATGCAGGGTGACCGACGCCAATTACGGAGAGCTTCAGGAACACAAGGCCCAGGCCTACCTGAAAGTCAACGCCAACAGCCACGCTCGGAGGATGCAGGCCCTGGAGGCCTCGCCCATGTGGCTGCAGGACGTGAAGCCCCGCAAGAACGTCTCAGCCGCTGCTCCGGGCAGCGTGCACAGCTCCACCAGCCAGCGAGTGCTCTCCACGTCCAGCCCTCAGGCGGCGGCCAAAATCCCCAAACAAAGTCCACAATCAG